tatcggaaatggaaatattgccagaatcggaaatattgccggaaacggaaatattgtcagaatcggaaatattatcggaatcggaaaataattccggaaacggaaatattaaatatttgttcgaaacggaaattaattccggaatcggaaatattgaatattgttcgtatcggaaatgaattccggaatcggaaatttaatcggaagcgcatcgtacgaataagcatcggacgaggcctgccggacgaggcccagcacgaagccaggccatcgcccagcaagccaagcgcgccgcacaaacagccacgccaggcccagcgcaaggccaggcccagcaggctgcgcgcagcgcgcagcgcgcacagcgcgcacagcacgcgcagcgcgcagcgcgcgcgggcgctgagtgggctgctgctcgcgcgcacgcatgaggcccatcgtggctgtcgtgcgtgtgtgtgcaagtgtttgtgttcgtgcacgtttcctaaaacatgcagagttcggttaatgattaaattcctaattctatttgataaattaattaaattagagttcttgtaggattctaggtttgattaatttgtatctgaataggatttcgattccctttccataccgctataaatatgaggctagggctcacaatttataacacaagtttcaaagtattcaaagtgagtttttgagagaaaaattcagtcacatatttgcctataaagtgccgaaaataatagtaccttaagggcgattctagttggtcaatcttaaggcggatccggacgtgctgtggactatctacggagggacgacacttggagtcctaaagacttgttcttgttcggttcgggcgcagctagggaaggcacgcaacaaagagtatgcatctattctatgctaaatgattatgtgtaaataatatgttttcctgggtttatggtttttccgcatgatttatgaattgtcatatgtatcataacctaacatagatcacataataaacaaactcaaaagatcttatcatcctatctcgaaaaacattcgatgaaaaggatattaagattggcaaagcatgataactaaacctatgaaacaagtgagaaacaacactcacattgtagcactggaaatcaagcatagctttgaattccatgaactgttttaaagatgggtttgaggcccatggttgtaaaacattggggttgaacatttatcatttatgaaatgtattttcatattccatttaatcttggtttaggattaaatgatgagtcccttcaatttgacgatatattcaagatagactgtcaggaccagtcctgtgactaagaaatgtctatcaagtgaacttgaatgtcaaaagttgaaaaatggtccctggtcgaagttttctataaaaattggacgcatagaaaacgttagacgactggaatgcaagatgactaatagttttgtttcttgaactatgtggacatggcaatgtcgtaatcatttgcatagatacttactttaggaagactagtatcggacagacctatgaaactttactgtaagagatgaaaatctgtcataagtaaatttcattaaaattattagacactaaatcctcaatacctgagtgatttgagattacttttttgagaactggttactttgacgttgaccaaccgtcgcaccataaaaggaggctataaaggcaacgctcaggtaatcacctattaaacgaagtctaatctcaagatcgcaagattgggattgtcctcccataaatcgggatgagatgcttaaaagttgtacaaggccactcggagagctagaaactgtgaaatgcatggccgtgctcggatgaatcataggctatgattatctgtttatttgatcagttgaactctgaaaccgagaaacacctctggacataataaggatgacaactcttaccttatgttcaagagcaagcatcgagtgacaaaggaattaggaaatgcacacttgtccaagtatgcattcaatgttaagtctaataaatgcggttcagtattaattaacaagttaataattcagtgagatcaagtgatctgaatgcctagctagaggccgcttcagttcaagtggaattaatgatattaatccacagcttactcttgactgaacccgtagggtcacacaaatagtacgtaaacggatcaagtatttaatgacattaaatgctctatctatggatattcggaaccgacggatcttggtttcagtgggagctgagatcgtcacaagcaagaaatgaatactcgggaaacgatgatattgccggaaacggaaatatggatcgtatcggaaatataaatattatccaagtcgtagatgttgccggaaacggaaacatggtacgtatcggaaaatattatcggaaatggaaatattgccggaatcggaaatattgccggaaacggaaatattgtcagaatcggaaatattatcggaatcggaaaataattccggaaacggaaatattaaatatttgttcgaaacggaaattaattccggaatcggaaatattaaatattgttcgtatcggaaatgaattccgaaaccgggaattttatcggaagcgtatcgtacgaataagcatcggacgaggcctgccggacgaaggcccagcacgaagccaggccatcgcccagcaagcaatggcgcgccacaacacagcccaaggctgcggcaggcctaccgcaaggcaggcccagcgcgcagttAAGGaccatggcagcctcgtgggctgcggtagctcgcatgggcttcgtgggcgtgtgggctgtgcacgggcatggcctgcatgcttgcgggtcatgctcgtgtgtgtgtttgtgtccatgcataatttctaaaactattaggattcgatgtatgattaaattcctattcctattaggattatttaattaattagagtccttgtaggattctaagtttaattaaatcgtatcctactagaattccaattccctttccaaacctctataaataagggcctagggtcataatttatacgcacaattgaagtattcaaagggtaagtttttgaaagaaaattcagccatacacttgcacaacaatagccgaaaattcctagcaccttaagggcgattctagttggttaatcttgaggcggatccggacgtactgtggactatctacggagggacgacacttggagtcctaaagactttttcttgttcggttcgggcgcaactagggaaggcacgatacaaagtgtatgcatctatactatgctaaatgattatgtgtaaataatatgctttcctggctttatggtttttccgcatgatttatgtattgtcatatgtatcataacctaacagaatccCACAGCGTGCGCAACCGAGCAGCTGGGTCGTGGGCCTCGCATGCTCGCTGATGCGATGCTGTTGTTGTTGCGCGCTTGTGCCACGCCACGGGCTGGCCTGCTCGCCTTGCTCGTGAGCTCGCTCGGCCACATCACCACATACCTTGTAAGGTTTTTATATGTTGTGACTATTTTTTGAATTCACAGATTGAAAGTCTGCCACAAATGGTTGTTGGTGTTTGTTCAGATAACGGAAATGCTCAACTTGAAGCTACTACTCATTTTCGCAAGCTGCTTTCAATATGTAGCTATCTGATGTTCTCTATATGTATTGGACTCTGGGAATATGTGTATAAGCATCTTACTTTGTGTAAAAGGTAGAGAAATTCTTATATAGTTCCTCAATGAATGTATATTGCCTTTTTCTATCGATGTATCACTATATTCTCCTGCTTTTTGTTATTGTTGCAATTGTATAATTCAGAATTCTGTTGTTTTGTGGTTGATTATTATAGAAGAGCTCTATTAATTCCTGAAGTTTAATGTTCTATATTAATTCTTTAGGTTGGTACTAAGATTTAGATTCTTTGTCATGTAAACGCATGATTACTTTGTTTCACTATTTAGATGTATGATTATATAATATAaccttaattttttaaaatatgaatTTTGTGAACATTTTTTTAATCCAATATTTACATTTAGTGGTAGTAATACAATTTTAAACTTTTATATAatcccgcacgcatcgcgtacatataagactagtacgtATTATACGACATGCCTCCTAGTGAGTCCAATCGGGGCCTTCGATGATGTGGTACATACCGTAATAAAAGCCCAACAAGGCCCAATCAGTAATAGGAAAATGTTGACGTTGTCTAGGGAGGTAATTGAGAAAGAAGGGAGTTTAAAAACATCACCCTTGCAGTTGCAGCCTTGCTTGTATTACAGACTTGCAGTGACAAGAATGCTAATGCACACTTCTTAACGTGTatctagcttttgagcccgttcaaggAACGGGCGGTTGTATAGAGTTATTTAATCTATCTTTttaagttctaattttattgagcttgtgattttaaagagaatatatgatttaaatagaagtaattttgaaagttgaaataatacataaattaaatagtgcattaatattaagtgttaatcgggaagatgaagtggaagatattgaatgaatagattggtgaattgatgttgtatTAGGAAGATGAAGTGAAAGAGACAATTGGAGTTGTGtaatatatcaaacaacaaagaaaaataaataaaaacccaaattgatggaggaaagaatgggcgacacgtgtcatctaattaaatgtgttgacacgtgtcatctaatcaaatgtgatTTTGCtttttatagactaggtatagattagtTGCATTTTCATAcagattatttttttttcttctctatTTTCATTGCCTTTTATCGTAATTTGGCTTGTGTATGCCATCTGAAAATCCTCACGAGACCTTACTTGTCCACTAGAGTAACCTAGGGGTTTAAAGCCTAGGAGGCATAATTTTTAACCCAGGCGTATAAATAGTGGTAGTTTTAAAACAaaactttatttattattatatttaaaacACGTCGTTAagtaactttaaaaaaaaaaagttttgcgTGCACCCGTATagtaaatttattgtatatccGGGTAACTTTCACctagtttttgttaatttttaacatattttgattaactttttatattatGAAGAAATTTTTGATGAATGAACTTTTTAAGTGGTTATATACTCAATCCACAGTTACTTGTCattatactttttattaaagagaaaaaatattactaaaaaataaataacttttacattaattataaataacttttacattcATTATACGTAATTTCTAACATTGTTCATAGATAACAGTTGTGTTTGAAAAAAGTTCAAAACCGGAGGAGTAATTACAAGTTTTGACTTCTCTTAAGTCATTACTCTTACTCTTACGTAGTTAATACAGAATTAGTAACCTAATTAAAGCAACAAAAACGTTTACGGAGTACGGAGTAGTTATATTGGTTGACAAGTTTTGACTTCTCTAATTCTCTGAAATCATTAATCTTATGTAGACATGTAGTTAATATtgaatctatatattatactaaaagagaggaaatcaatgtggtgatgacaaatgtcactcatggATTCGCCtcttttttaatataaatataatatatttgaaaaagaattgaaataacATTCCATTTATAGATTGtttatttttgttataaaaatactGAAGTATAATATGTTTCTACAATAAATGGCATTTACCACTATTTACCACTGATAATAAGACTTTCAATAGCTATCGATGGATCTCAACTGTTTAAATTCAAAGACCAATATAGTCAATTACTTTGTACGACTATAAGTTTTAATAGATAATTAGAAGGAGAAAAAAACACAGAACATTAAGGATTTCCCAATCAATATAATACAGATCGTAAATTACATGTTAGTGTTTCTACAACTAACAATTAAATGTTATCTTAATTAATCATTTTTCTTCCACCCAAAAATGTTTTAAATTACTATATGTGCCATGACTTAAAAACCATTGACGACCTTGCATAGTTGAAGAACAACTCCGATGAAGAAAGATAAAGAAAAGGATGAATTTCAATTCGCTAATTAGGGCTAAAATAAGAAATGAAATCTTcaattaataattgaattgtGAATTTGGGAACtcttaaaattaaattatcaataacATCTATGGAGGGAGAGAAAGTAGACTTGATAAAGATAGAAGAGTGGGAGGTTAATGAAGTAAATATCCGTGAGTAGGCTATAATTTATGATGTTGTTATGAGGTCAATAGTTTGATCCGTAATATACAAATATACAATGTTACTAATTAAGCTATAATTTAGGTTGTTGTTATGGGAACTAACTAGCTAAGGATATACAAGATATCTACATgctaaatttaaaatgtacataaATTATTTAGTTTACATAATCTAATTTACACATATCATAGTAATATATTGCAATTTCAGTACATAGCGGTACACGTCATTCACTCTTGACTCATTCATAAttgtatataatttttttaactaCTCTTAGAAGAATATTTTATATACATACTAAGTGTTACCatctatatacttcgtatatgataTAAATGACAGCAGGTGATAAAAATTTAATTCCAAAATATTTGTGTCCAAAAGATTGCATCTTAGGATACATATGGTATTCTGTAAATTGCTTCCAAGATATTTGAGTCCAAAGATGTAGTCTATATAATACTATactaactatattttttttagatgCAACTCTTTGATTTTTACACTAGCTATTATATTCACACACACATCTTTCCACTTTTTGTCTTTGTTTTTTTGGTGATTATTAATACTTTATTATTTGATGCAAATTATTAATACTTTATGATGAATGTAGTCATGTACTCTGTAACATTTTGTTGGAATtgtctaaatacttacataatactaccattttttaaaaataattttcctaattgataatttaagatattaatagtTGATGTCACTTGCTAACAACCGTGAAAATAAAAGTGAtttatccaaaaaaaataaaaaaagtagtAAACAAGAAACTCTATGCGCAACTAACACAAGGTCCTCTCTACTTAAAAAAGCTCCTCGAAATATTTTAGGCTAAAAAATTTATTCGCTCATATTATTGAAGTTTTAAAGGCatgttgattgaaattttgactaatatATCGTAATCAACTATTTCCAAAATCGTAAGATCTAGATGATTAAGTTTCCTTATTATTAAATATTTACaacaataaaatattttttatatgttaACGTAAATGATTGCTATATCACTTTAAAATTtcgtgaaaaataaatttttacaTATAAATGGTGCATGACAATTGATGATGGAGCGAGTTTGAAACTTAGATTGGGCAGCGACAAAGATAAACATAGATGATTGACTAATGTTGACTAACAAATAGAGATTTACTGTTTGTGGGCCggtataaggataacatgtacccacCTGGTAATAGGGCGAGTTTGAATTGATTGGATTTGAGAATACTCACCCAATAATAATTATGTATGTCggttttaaatatttttattaatattattatagctaatacaatcaattttaatactttgtaataaacttatgtcaatatatttaaagttaattgaaAGGAAAAGTAGATAATTTATCGAATATAGGGATGTCAAATTGTTAGTGGGCAGTTTTTTTGAGAGACCCCCTCCATGCATCCGCCACACGTGGGCTGTGATGGGTTTGAAAAATGTATTCGTCGCGGGTGACGGGGCGATAatcgattttagattattgGATCATACCACGTTGCTACTCCATAATGTAcgtaattgattatgaatatattaaaaaataagttaatactaacttacatattataatTTTCTATTTATTACTCAATTACTCTAATTAGACAAACGAATTGTCAAAGGATCTAGAATAGAgtttaaaaattcaagattcttttacaaaaaaaatgaagtTGAGTCTAGGGGTGGGTTTGAGGGTGGTTTTAATACACGGGAGAGGGGGGTGATGGAGTGgagataaattttattttttacctcTCGAGACGGGGATTGAGAGGGGTGAGTATCGTTCCTATTGTGGATGGAGGGGATAGTAATTGTACGTATGCAGGTATGAGTGTGCGCGCCTCAcctcaaagtcatctctaactaaataaagtaaatggtgtaGGAAGGTGTTTAGTGATCTGGTAATGAGGTTGATAGGGCGACTGTGAGAGTATTAATTAAGTGAGTATTACTACCGAAATGAAGGGTGGACCGAATAAAgtattacggagtaatattaatgaaataatgttaGAGTAAAGAATGTTTAATGGAGAAAATGATGGTGCATCTAGCATTAATCCATAATATTAATACTATATGGCAATGAGGTTGATAGGGCAACTGGGTTAAGTGATCTGGTAATTAGGTTGATAGGGCGACTGTGAGAGTATTAATTAAGTGAGTATTACTATCGAAATGAAGGGTGGACCGAATACATTTATGCTTGACACAACTCACaagtggtgaatgagaatgaaaaCAATTGaatctatgtacccttatttgttttaataaataagacaccgaATGAGCAATAATAAATTCTTccatcattattttaatttgaagAATATCTATAAACTATATTTTGATGATTATTATCTACCATATTTCatataagtttatatttagattataaatcgtgcatcgcacgggtattatactagttaGTAACCTAAAGCCGCAAAAACGTTTCTTTACTACAGAGTagttttatactccgtatatggtTAATTTAGTCCAATTTACATAACCTCCTTCATTTTTATCCAATTTACAAGTTCTGAAAAATTATCACTCGGAataaaataacttttacattattATATCAGGATAACTTGTTAACATTTTGAGCTAGCTTTACATGTGCCTTACCATATTTATCGTACACGTACTGATCTTCAATAAGAGTTGCGTTTGAAAAAAGTACAACAATCCGAGGAGTAATGACAAGTTTTGACTTAAGTCATTACTCTTACGCACTAAATACAGAATTAGTAACCTAAAGCCACAAAACGTATCTTTACTAGTATTATATAGGTTAATTTAGTCCAATTTACTATTCCTACTTCAATCTTATTTGCCTAAAATGGTTCTTCTATCACTAGCCTTCGTACCAACAATCTTTCTCATAATTTTATTATTGTACCGTCGAACTCAAGAGCACAAAGTCAAGCTCCCACCGGGCCCGAGGCCGTGGCCGATAGTAGGTAACATCTACAATCTCAAACCAATACACTTTAAGTGCTTCTACGAATGGGCCCAATTTTACGGCCCTATTATATCGGTCTGGTTTGGATCGGACTTAAACGTCGTAGTTTCGAGCTCTGATTTGGCCAAGAAAGTGTTGAAACAACATGATCAAGAGTTGGCTAATAGACACAGAATTAGATCTCAAACTAACTTCACTAATGATGGAGTAGATCTCACTTGGGCTGATTATGGGCCTCACTATGTTAAAGTAAGAAAAATTTGTAACCTTGCATTGTTTACGAGTAAGAAGATTGAAGCCCAAAGGCCCATTAGAGAAGACGAGGTCACCTCCATGATCGAGTCAATCTACAAAGACTGCAGCAATTCGTCAGGTATGGTACTTAACTAGTATAGCATCCGTGTAGTTGCATACGGAGTAGTTTACAACGTTAGGAATAATTGAGTCTAAATTCAACTTTTGGTCTTTTCTCTTTTATTAATTCTACATatgatatttgttttttttaataatccaagCTATTGGGCTATTCTCTTCTAATACTCCCATATGACGGTCCAACTGAATAGTTAGTTatccttttattttaattactcCATCACTCCATAAACTTACCTACCAACAATTATGCCTCAACGAGTTATCGGACCATTAAAGAAGAGGGATCTGTCGGGTTGAAGGGAAaaagaaggaaagaaaaaaatatgccTCGACGAGTCATCACACAATTAAAGGAGAGGGGTATGTCGGCTTGAAGGAAAAAAGAAGGATAAACAAAGCTATTAAATAAAATTAGACGAATAGCAGAGTGACAGTCAAGGTAACATGCTACAACATGTTGACTACCTGTTAGGACCATTAAACGAGAATAGGGTCCAAACATTGAAATAATctcatacttcctccattttttaataattgcaccattCTTGAAtttagcactattcacatattcttatatagttattttttgtgatttataggtaaagaaaaatatattcatgtgggatcttgttagattcgtctcgaaatatactttcaaatcatcaaatttatataattttttaaaatgtataatgagagatattagtggttaaaatagtgtattggcaagcgtgaaatcccAGATggtgcaataaaaaaaaatggaggaagtatgtggttttaataaaagaaagtCAACCAATGTAAGATGATTATGATCAATTTTTCTTACAACATTATAGAATAAAATTTTGCACAAGTATCACAATCGATCTATTGCTTTAcattttttgcaaaattttcAATATATTGTTGTACAATTTTTTGCAAGATTTATCAATTACTCATTAATTTTTATGGATTAAAACGTAGAAAAATGCGTGATAACATTGAGAAAATACTTGGTGGAAGTGGCAATAAACCACATAAGTAGGGTAACATTTGGAAAGAGGTTTCTCAACTTAGAAGGCGAATTGGACGAGCAAGGACGAGAATTTATGAGCATAATACTTAGTGTGAGGTCGATTAAGAGGCCGAGTATGGTGGTGGAGCACGTTCCATGGCTACGGTGGATGTCACGCTTCTATGATCCACCTCTTAACGACCATAAGGATCGAATGGACCGCTTTGCTAAAGAGATCATGGAGGAAGAAGATAAACAACATCTTGTACATGCATTGCTATCATGCAAGGACGAGTATGGTCTAAGTGAAGAAACCATCATTGGCCTCTTTTGGGTATGGCTCTTAATTATAACTAGACCTATCAAATTAGTCATGAGATTAATTTTAcaacaacttttgtgtaagactgtCTTACTGGAAACACCACtttaattgtttaactaattggttctatttgTTAACTAATTATTCTCATTCCTTAACTGATTGGtttcagtgtttaactaattagttcaggtgcttaactaattgattccattgcttaacttatatgacatcaaggtggtcttttgtgtaagaccgtcttgtATAAAagttcgaaaatgataaaggtcgcaacatgcgacctttaagccgtgtcacaatgatgacatgtcatTCTTATgtttcatgatttaaattggaaactaaaatatttaacttatataatctattatacatatttcaaaaaaaggtaggaaaatcttaacattctaatttgtttccttctttacatCGATTACCCTATttgcatattttcatagtaaaaatattgcattgatagtaaaaatattttgatgacgCAAACCCACGtgacgcctatatgtaccaattaaatttCAACACGTacgattgcgacaactaaatattgtcgtaacttgcgacctttatcatcgcccataaaagtttgtattaattttatacattaagCCAATTTTGATCGCCTTTTTCTTCCATtcaaatctgtttttgaaatttttctaCGATTAATTTGTTAGAACATAAAGGCGcataaatttcaatttaaaatcaacttttgtgttttctctcaacatttgaattttgtatacattgtattttttttttgttattttttttaacagGACATGATCATGGCGGGTATGGACACAATTGCAATCACAATAGAGTGGGCTATGGCGGAGCTACTAAGGCACCCAAGAGTTATACAAAAGGGTCACGATGAACTAGATCATATAATCGGTCATGAAAGAAACATAGTCGAAAAAGATTTGGAAAATCTCCCATACTTACAATCTATCATCAAGGAAGCCTTGAGAATGCACCCTCCTACCCCTTTGATGTTACCACATAAAGCTAATGCCAACCTAAATATTGAGGGTTATGAAATTCC
This sequence is a window from Spinacia oleracea cultivar Varoflay chromosome 1, BTI_SOV_V1, whole genome shotgun sequence. Protein-coding genes within it:
- the LOC110779503 gene encoding cytochrome P450 98A2-like, yielding MVLLSLAFVPTIFLIILLLYRRTQEHKVKLPPGPRPWPIVGNIYNLKPIHFKCFYEWAQFYGPIISVWFGSDLNVVVSSSDLAKKVLKQHDQELANRHRIRSQTNFTNDGVDLTWADYGPHYVKVRKICNLALFTSKKIEAQRPIREDEVTSMIESIYKDCSNSSEKCVITLRKYLVEVAINHISRVTFGKRFLNLEGELDEQGREFMSIILSVRSIKRPSMVVEHVPWLRWMSRFYDPPLNDHKDRMDRFAKEIMEEEDKQHLVHALLSCKDEYGLSEETIIGLFWDMIMAGMDTIAITIEWAMAELLRHPRVIQKGHDELDHIIGHERNIVEKDLENLPYLQSIIKEALRMHPPTPLMLPHKANANLNIEGYEIPKGTSVLVNVWAIARDPDIWPNPHEFKPERFFEEDVDITGHDFRILPFGAGRRVCMGAKMSISLVTLMLGHLLQHFDWRPPNGVKAEEISMAEIPGVVSYMATPLQIVPLPRLPSHLYKRIIVDH